The following DNA comes from Cheilinus undulatus linkage group 4, ASM1832078v1, whole genome shotgun sequence.
AATAGATATCCATGTGTTAAAGCAGCCAACAATCAACATAAATACAGGGGTGGAAAATAACTAATAACATTTACTctaaaactccagcagctggtctcctctcCAGAAGAgtggatgctacacaatggcaaacatgaccctgtccctacttttttgaaacgtgttgctgccatcaaattcaaaatgagctcatattaatcatgaaatggcaaaatgtctcagtttcaacatccgatatgttgtttctgttctgttgtgaataaaatatgggtttatgagatttgctcAGCGgtccaacttttttgaaatctgAATCCCACCGCTGATGCGTTCAGACCGGGAacagtttgttaaaaatattgattGTAGACACATTTAAACGTGTAGCATAAATGCAAAGAAAGCAACAGAACTCACACACTCCAGAAAATAAAGCTTAACACtcataattatatttatttggTTGCTTGATGTAAAAAACGAAGCAGTAAACTGAGGCTGAATACCTGTCAAAATAACTACTGTTGGTGGTTCACCACTATGGATAGCAGCTAGGAGAAACGTATTTGTCCTACTTTTgcccaaataaaaaaatggacaaatacACACAGTACAGGACGGTTGGGCGGAAGTATTAAAGCGGTATTATTTTCCACCCGAAATACGTCACACCCTGctgtgcatagagcccattttCATGAGCATACATGTTCTTCCAGCTCTGAatcatctctgtttttattttccagtcaaAAAAATCTCCAGAGTCCCCAGATATCCTTGGTTCCAAATCCTGGAGTCCCCGGATATCCTCCGTTCCCAAATCCTGGAGTCCCCGGACATCCTCCGTTCCCAAATCCTGGAGTCCCTGGACATCCTCCGTTCCCAAATCCTGGAGTCCCCGGACATCCTCCGTTCCCAAATCCTGGAGTCCCTGGACCTCTTCCCCCGAGGCCACAGGGGGACTTTGAAAGCACAGAGGAAACAACGAAATCCAAACTGAACAAGCTGTTCGGTGATGCTTTttctaaaatgaaaagaaagtcaaaaaatCACACAAGGAGATAAAAAAGTGATCACATCTGGGTACTGATAAGCCGTAATGACGGATAACCGTGTGGTAAAAGTCTCTGCTGTTGGACTTGAGACATCAGCCTATCAGGATGTTCTGCTGGTTGGAGTGTTAAGAGTTCATCATCTAGATTTTTCTGTTTCACATAAATGAGGGATCTGCCTGCTTCTTTAACTTTATAAGGAGATAATAGTTTTACTCAATGGcactttttataaataaaaacagtcagtTTAAAGTGCTtcataaagaacaaaaaataaaggaaatggaAGTAGAATAAAGGTAATAAAGCTAAAAATGAGTTGATGAATAAGTAAAAGAAATAGAATTAATAAAGTAAAAGAACTagatttctaaaaatatttcCTGACCTCTCAGGCTATTTCACTGAATCTGAATGCAAGATTTGTTTTGGTGATACTCTGAAGTCAAACACAGTTGAGTGTTCTAATAATCATCAGCTGTTATTTTCATAGTGTATTTATAAAGTGTATTTCATGTTTCAGGTAAATTCAGTTGTACCTTTAAAGGATAATACACAGCATCTCTAGGTTTAGAATAGTCTTTGTTCATCTATTAGTTATCAATACTGCAACccatttaaatgtgataaacagAAGACTGGGACGGTTTTTGGTGGATTCAGGGACTTCTTTAGCTTCTAAggctaacattaacattaaactGGACATGAAAACTCAAGGAAAATAGAGGCCCAGTAACAGCACACTTTCATTTACACAAAGGTATTTCTCTTGGACAAATTCAGGCATTCATTCTGAGTTTTTACTGATTGGAGTTAACTGtagaatttctgagattaactgggattcaacattttaattgtttgacagtcctAGCACTATGTATTTGATgcataaattaattaaaaatgagtaaaaagccataaaaacatGGCTACTTTGAGTTTAGCTTTACAGAGGGCCTGTTTTATTCTCACTTTGTATGTGATCAATAACAAATGTCATTATTTCCCAGTACCACTGTTATGCTGACCACATTCGGCTGTATGTCTTTTGAGCTGAGTGACACtgataaaaatcatttttcactgTTCGACTTGACATCAAGGAGAAGATGGCAAAtaaatgtcttcatttgaacCGTTATTAAACAGATGCACTGATACAAGTCTTTCCATGTGGCtaaattcttcttctttgtAAGAAAATCTAAATAATCTTGGAGTGATTTTTGATCGCAGTGCTTTTTGATCAACATGTTAAATCACTaacatgataataataatgataacaatgataatgataattattataataattataataataattattataacaacaacaatcatAATGacaatattattgttattattattattagcagtagtagtagtagtagtagtagtagtagtggtggggatgctgagcatccacactattgatatttgcgacggccattttgtttattattattcttccgcgccagctatctcctccttcatactttgttgtaTCAACAcggtttaaactttaaaaaattcagtttcttcatcAGTCAACTGCTATGACTATGCTTTATCAGCCactgaatgcaattttcagctacttttaggccaaaaccAGCCATGtgtatgctattttcagctatttaaagGCCACTTTCAGATATTTAAAGGCTactttcagatatttttaggctattttcagcttttttaggctactttcagctatctttatcccttttttagctattgaatgccatttgcagctttttttatgtcattttattctatttttatgctattttcagctgtttttgttcttttggctattttcagcagttcttccacaattcagctctcggcatccccacgcaatttcagctgaagttGCAATTTTGATCagattattagtattattataagtattattatattattacttttattccTATAGCACCTCTCCATGTACTTAGGCTTAAAAAAAGCCAACTTGGGCATGATGAAATCTGAGGTATTcattatgaaataaacagtaaaTCTGACACATAATAAAGTCACAGTTATGCAAACTTAATATAATTTTCAAgttaaagtggatttttttaacatttggggacaaataatttttctttaatttatacTGTTTAATGATCAAACACTAAAGCTTTATAATGATATTAGAAGTAAACAgattttttgataaaaaacatgactttttatgtcacatGTTGGATTTGTATCAATCTTTATGACTCAGAACTTGTTTCAAATATATCTGTGTATATCTCTGTATTAAACATGACTCAATATGTAGAGTACCCTAAAGAATTAATGCACCATGATGGCTTTACTGTTGTTTTCAGAAcgtcatatatatttttttttctttgaaaactgtGTTTATAATCATTTAAATCCTCAAACAGCCTCTGTGTGTGTAATCATTTGTCCTTTATACCTTTCTCTTTATGTATGAAAGCATGCCTGAGTAGCTGTGCTGATAGAGTATCTACATGTATGATTTCATCTATGACTCGACCTGATGACTAAATAAAAACGTGGGGATTATTGCACCACCATGTGAAACAGAATAATGATATCATCTTTGCAGCAAGTCAAACACTGACGACACAGCATGGTCCCATTGTTAGCATTAaggctgtgaaaaaaaaagttccatcATCACTTCCTCCAACGTGAGCAGAAAAATCATGTCAGTAGCAcactggaggaggaggaggaggatgaagaggaggacggtgattatatttttttcaatattatgAAATAATTCTGTTGCCTAGTCTGTCTTTTCTGTCATAATTTCTGATAAATACAGTCAAAATGGCTGTTTAGGTAGCATTTTACGAAgcttttttaatgcaattatcggcttatttatttatttttggtctaAAATGTGTGTCATTGTCAGGGCTCCACTTCCGGATGAGCAGCTGCTCCTGGATCCGTCCTTAGTGAGCCGTTTTTATTAAGCCAGGGCCTGACGGGGATGAAAACCGACTCCGGATCAGCTGTCAGAGCTccacttcacctcctcctctcctccaatCAGAGCCGCTCACTCTGCCCTGCTGGAAGTGTGTCAGCAGTCAAGCTAGACCGAGATGCACACAAATACACGAGAAGTACTTCCtctttgtcaaaataaaagcctcattGGAATAAAACTAAGTGAGAAAGACGTAAAAGTAGCACAGAAAAATCATAAGCAGGGCAAGGCGATTTAAACTCACATGACAAAACGACATAAagcaaattataaaaaaaaatttaatataaaatatttaaatacatataTGAAATGCTTGAATATGTGTATGTATCAAGCAAAAATAAGCTTCAGTGACCCTGAAAAAGACCCAATCTTTACTGCCAGAGTAAAGCCACCTCTGCAGACGCCACTACACCATAGAGGGGCTTTAAATTTTATAACTGACCaaatctgaaattattttattttattctgaattttgtGTTGATTTAATAATGAATCGTGGTAAATGTTACATCTCTTCATTACTTTGATGTTagtttttttcaaactgtaGAGTCTTATTTTTCCTCAAAGTTGTGTCTTTTATTGTTGAATTGAGTTATTTTTATGGCTTACCTTGAAAAATTACACACAGTTTGTGCCATGCAAAGTTGTgatagttttgatttttttgttagtttttatttttatttatatttatttagtttagttttagaaaGTTTCTTTattgctggtttgttggtttaactaagtatttttggaaaaaatgtttattttggtttttattattttagatttatttattatgtcccatttttaaaaattattttagtctGATTTGTAAACACACAATGCAGATTTATTCATTAAtctattttgaattttcaaatttagttTAGTTCTAGTAAGCTTTtctttactgctggtttgtcgGTTTAGCTTAGACTTTTTTGGCCaagatgttttgttttggtttttattatgtttacatttatctATTATGTCccgtttttaatgtgttttagttTGATTCGTAAGTAAACgatacatatttatttattgattggtTTTAAAACCTcgtttttaaattttctttcagTTATCTACATATTTTATCGGTAATAACCTCGGTGCCATGCCTGAAGTGTTCATCAAAAGTCGATGACGTTCCCGGTCCAAGCtgagaggcttttattttgaagactcTAACCGGAAGTTGTATGTATCGCTATAGCTAGCATGACTGCGGGCTGTTTTCATTATGGTAGCCGTCCCAACTAGCGGCTCGTAAAGCAGGAATCCAGACGGGATTATCACCGCAGACACCGCCGAGCTGCCGTGCGATATCTCCGGCAACAGTTCACCTCCAACCGGCGGACCTCCATCCACAGCTCCATCCACACCGAGGGGAGGAGAGAGGTAAGCCGCCGACGGTGCTTTTCTGCCAGCTTGTCATTTACAGCCGCCGTTATTCTCGGTAGCGatgatttctttttctaaatGAGAGTACGACACGCCAACGATACGTTATCAGGTTTATGCAGCTTAATGCGTTTAATTATTACTTTCAATATGCTgctgtaaaataataaatgaaataaaatgcgATTGAATGAGGCCTGTAATTAATTCTAAGCCTAACAGTTCGGCTGAGCTGAGCAGGTCGATGTTATCCAGAGGATAGTGATGGGTAGTTCAGGAACGATCCGTCCAAAAGAACCGACTCACACATGAGattcattttttcaaatattaccgtatgtctctctgtgtttgtgaaatattaagaaataaaacactaGGTTAAACATATACATAGTTTAATTAACTTAACACCACTTAGAAAcgtattatttttgtgtttatctgAAGTGAAGCAATAATGTTGTCTACTACTACATCCCTTCATACTATTATACTAAACACTAGGGACGCATattgcacaatattatcagcatgttACCTGCATCGGCAGATATTACCTGAAGAAGTGAATTATTGGTATCAACAGGTGTAAAAATGCCTGCtcatatttacaaccaatattatGGCTACAAAAATCTgcttacatcagctgtaaatattggtcaaaataaattaattaaatggGTAAAGAGTCTGTCTAAGGGCCCCTTAAGTGCTTTTGTTCCATTGTTTAAGCAAGATAGTGTATTTCAGAGTTAAAATTTCTGTTGATTTTGAGAGCATGGTGTCTTTTTTCTGTGGCGTGGCTCATTGGGATCTCAGGCGTTAGACACAGACTGGGGGGCTCCTGGGAAAACATGGAACTAATGGTCTAGAGCAAGGTTTCCCTGCCATTTTTCCTTGGatcccccctacatgtacctaagaaaagcagagccccccaggacccaagaaagaagaaaaagtgatacactgctgccaaaaatcaacatagaatTTAACTGTGTCACTGATAAAACTCTAAAAAAGGCctgtgcatgcttttcttatcaaaagaccctTGTATGAACTATTAAATAGCTGCTCTATCATGGTTTGAGTCAATATTTggaaatctaattttggcagcctcagagcagacaaagcccccCCCGGGAGCtgccggaccccaggttgggaaccaatggtctAGATCAGGGATTGGCAACTTTGGTTACTGAAAGGGCCACATAATTTTATTCTTACTGCCAGGGGCCAAACTTTTACAAACCGTAGGACACTCTAAagttaataatgataataacctATAAATTGGTAAAAGGTAAAGATGTATAGCTTTCTTCACATTCCTTTAGCCATCATTTAtacttttaaactcaaatgCAAATAATAGCACTAAATTTAATCAACTAAACACATCATTTAATCTGAGCTGAATGCTAACTGGTTATTAGAAAGTGTtctgttttgcatgttttcatggCAGGGTTTATCATGTTGTCTTCTTGATTTTTGAAATTGACTTGTGGGCTGCACTGAGTGAGGAGGAGGGCCACATCTAGCCCCTGGGCCACCGGTTGCCCACCACTGCTTTGGATCATCAACTGTGCTTCATGTCTCTTGTTCTTCCACATGGCGTTCAAACACATAGAAAAGATGTAATCCTTGCATTATCATATATAAAGCCATAGGGAGAAAAAGCAATCTTTTGGCACCCGTTTTGCCTTAGTCCAACCCAATGTTTCCAAACGGTTACCTTCTGGACTCCAAGTCTTTCCTGCACACAGCTTCTTAAAATGACTTCACAATTTCCTGCAAATGCATCTGAATGCATAGGCAATGTCAACAATCACATATTTAGTTAACATAACTGAGTATGTTTGTACTAACCCTGCCGTTAGTCTGGCTTTAGCAACATAGCCTACTTTGCTACGGTCACTAGACTTCATCAACCATACATTTCTGGGCCTAGCTTCCTTGGCTAAGCTAGCAACATGCTGGCTTGCTATTTGACATAATTTAAGAAGGAGTATGGTAAAGTTATAGTGCTCTCTTTTGCACTTTCAGAGGTTAAACATACTAAATTTGTCTGATCTAAAAGTCAGAGAAGGTATATTGAGTAAAGAGCCATTTAGAAGTCAAAAGAGCCAGATTGTATTGTGCAGCTGAGCCAAATGGTTCAACTCACTAAAAAGAGTTGAACTGCCCATCACTAAACCGGTGGCTACTATCCTTCATGGCTACTGTACACACACTAAGCAGGTGGCCAGGGGGTGGGGCTGCCCACAGGAAGGCTCTGTTATAACAAAGTGGTGATGTTTCCCTCTGCTTTAACGAGATCTAAATGATTGATCTGTCATAATGTGTTTATAACAGTCTTATAATTCTCTCACAGGATCTCTTTTTATGGCAGCCGGCTGCTCAACCCTCCTACCTCAGCCTCCAGTACTGTGCAGCTGCAGCATCCATCATCATCCGTGACTCCAGCCTCCTCACTGACGCAGTGACAGAAAGCGCCGAGCCCCCTCACATACTGACACCATGCTGGCGAGACATTCAGTGGCTGCAGGAATTCTAAAGACTGTCAGTTAAGAAGATTGAAAgagatttcatgttttattgatgagattttttaaactttcctgTGAAGGGGAGGGGCTAAGAAGCACACCTGGAGCTGATCTTAACTTGCACTGAGGTACTTTGGATTGCATTTTAGTTGAGTGAGTCTCAGATTAACTTTTTTATACTTGCGTGATATTTGAAGGCCTTCTGCAGCCTGAATAGGCGTGTTGAGCAGGTGTCGTCAGCTGTAAAAGAGATTAATCATCACTTCAAAAGGTCATCCGTATCACCCAGAGGAGACATTCGGATCATTCTGACGCCATGATGGTGGCTGCCACCGTCACTCTGTGCCTCAGGACTGCTGCGGTCTAATAGACCTTTTGGGTCCGCCCACACCAGCACTATGGATTACCACGCCGAGTGCTGCCTCTGTGATCCAGAGGACGGGCATGGTGACCCGGACGAGCCGCCGCTCCACAGTATTCACGCCCCCAACCGGATCCGGCCGTCCTCGTATCGAGCCCTGAGGAGCGCCGTGTCTAGCCTGGCTCGCATCGATGACTTCTTCTGTGAGAAGATTGGGTCAGGCTTCTTCTCAGAGGTCTTTAAGGTAAAGGACTGTGATGCTGACCTGACTAAATGCTTgatgtttattaaaaaacaactgAGGCTCTTTTACCTGcagttaaagataaaaatattaacacGAGAGTGCACAACATTGGGGCTTAAGTCTCAGAAGAAAACTAAATATACCTCAATGACTTATTCAATTGCCCAGCAGTGAAAGTTCTGTTGTGGGTCAAGAGTAAGGGCTAGGGGTGGGTTTTGACCTTGAACTTCATAGATATATTTAGTTTGTTCTTGAGTAGCTGGGTGGATTGACAacctaaaaacataaaaccagaaagcataaaaaatgcaaaaattctcAAAAGTATATCTTGCTGGTTAGAGTATGACTCCATGATTTGCCACATCATATGATGCACCTGAAGTGCCCCCCATAGATCACACTGGCTGCAGCACTCCACCAGCCAAACTCCATACCAGTTACAGCTGGGCCAGGCGCTTGATACTGGAAGCGAGATCCCACTCAGGGCTCACCGCCACGTCTCAGtgggtaagaaaaaaaaagtgataagcGCAGTGATATCCCACCAAGTCCTCGCATGTTTTTCTACACCCTTGCTCTCAAACAGATGATgaacaaaacagctgttttctttGGAAATCACTCAGCCAGCGGCAGCTGGGATCAGAGCAGTGGCGTGAAGTGCTGAGTCGGTCCAGGTTCGTAGATAATAATGGGGCGATTGTTTGGACGTGTGTCAGATGACgtctgtgtgttttgggctttaagCTCCTGCAGAAGACACTAGCTTGTATGTTATCAACCtggttttaataaaaacatggctTTCATGCTGTGTTGGGGAAAAGAACTACAGTACCCACAGTAATGTCTccaatagggatgcacaatgatTATCGATACTGATAAATTATTGGCCAATATTGCATATATTTAACATATGTTTATTATCCTGATAATGAAATATTAACCGATAACATCCACTGATAATAAAGGCGTTTATTTTCTTCCTTATGAGACTACACAGTAGGTGGCGCTGCAGTACGTGACCCactgttaagcaccagagaagaagtggaagcagcctcagtgctaagatgctaacaacaagaTACTGTAAATTCAGTAATACTGttgttattcagtatttatggGGAGGATAACTCGATAGTTTTTGTAAAATTTACCCTGCAAAGATCATGAAGAGTGGAAAAAGTCCTCAAGTTTTAACACGACAGATCTTACAAGTCACTTGAAAGTCATTATCCTAACAAAGTTAAAATGAAGCGGCAGTAGCCACAGGAATTAGGACCAACCCAAACACTAATACCAGGCTgagtgctgattcagcaggcTTTTGAAACTGCAGGAcgtttgccagagccaaaaggcaatgctaatagagtggtgcaggaatgag
Coding sequences within:
- the LOC121508388 gene encoding U1 small nuclear ribonucleoprotein C-like, which encodes MPEKQTTDPTPTPSPPEPVPLRNAYSMFIPPNFKNQSQKNLQSPQISLVPNPGVPGYPPFPNPGVPGHPPFPNPGVPGHPPFPNPGVPGHPPFPNPGVPGPLPPRPQGDFESTEETTKSKLNKLFGDAFSKMKRKSKNHTRR